Proteins encoded within one genomic window of Aerococcus viridans:
- a CDS encoding DegV family protein, which produces MSEFILSSCSTADLTEKHFNSRGINYVCFHFMVDGKEYKDDLGKSISYDDFYKAMSNGAETKTSQVNVGEFVDYFSSFLKEGKDILHVSLSSGLSGVYNSACAAKQLLEAEYPDRKIYIVDSLAASSGYGLLMDKLADLRDDGYTLEQLYDWVENNKLNLHHWFFSTDLSFYVKGGRISKTSGFVGTTFKICPLLNMDENGKLTPQQKVRGKRRVISLIVDKMKNHAIKDLEYSDKCYISHSAFNTEAQEVARLIEESFPNLKNKVEINNVGTTIGSHTGPGTVALFFWGDSRKNR; this is translated from the coding sequence ATGTCAGAATTTATTTTAAGTTCTTGTTCGACTGCAGACTTAACAGAAAAGCACTTCAACAGTCGTGGTATAAATTATGTTTGTTTTCATTTTATGGTAGATGGAAAAGAATATAAAGATGATCTTGGTAAGTCGATTTCATATGACGATTTTTATAAAGCAATGAGTAATGGGGCTGAGACGAAAACATCACAAGTAAATGTAGGAGAGTTTGTAGATTACTTTTCTTCGTTTCTGAAAGAAGGGAAGGATATTTTACACGTATCACTGTCTTCAGGATTATCTGGAGTATATAATTCAGCGTGTGCAGCAAAGCAACTATTGGAAGCGGAATATCCGGATCGAAAAATATACATCGTTGACTCTCTTGCGGCATCGTCTGGTTATGGTTTATTGATGGATAAACTGGCAGATCTAAGGGACGACGGATACACACTTGAACAGTTGTATGACTGGGTAGAAAATAACAAACTGAATCTACATCATTGGTTTTTTTCGACTGATTTATCTTTTTATGTTAAAGGAGGAAGAATCTCAAAGACATCTGGATTTGTTGGAACAACATTTAAAATCTGTCCATTGTTAAATATGGATGAAAATGGAAAATTAACTCCTCAACAAAAAGTAAGAGGTAAGAGACGTGTAATTAGTTTAATTGTAGATAAAATGAAAAATCATGCTATTAAAGATCTTGAATATTCTGATAAATGTTATATATCTCATTCTGCTTTTAATACTGAAGCTCAAGAAGTCGCGAGATTAATCGAGGAATCATTTCCCAACTTGAAGAACAAGGTTGAAATAAATAATGTTGGAACTACAATAGGTTCACATACCGGTCCAGGAACTGTGGCACTCTTCTTCTGGGGAGACTCAAGAAAAAATAGATGA
- a CDS encoding IS1380 family transposase — MISLHKNQVKFNSNIIISHTGGRLSSDSGLVLVKEVMDTFKFSDLAKSLLDIKDNRAYYTHDNLAILEQLIMQLIAGYSADSSANLLRQDPVFQMVLGRKQLASQSSISRFLDRFTTENVGQLQSLNQSLIDKARLIRNDTELIIDLDSTHSDTFGHQELTDYNAHYQTYGYHPLVAFDGLTGDFLKAELRSGNQYTSKGVKAFIDPLLHHYNESIPNTDILVRGDSGFATPEVYESCEENESQYVIRLKNNRRLSQLAEQSVLYGDNQKWEDREVQYFSMPYQAQSWSKPRRVCIRSIREAGELLFQHAFIVTNLSDNVSPEVIFSLYGKRGTMENFIKEAKGGFYFDKTDSPRFLENYVRMMISLLAYNLINCLKTIGFDKKNQGMTIHSIRLTFLKVAGKLVQTGRRAYLKLSSYHVYQTEFYRVFERLRRSSQWI; from the coding sequence ATGATTAGCTTACACAAAAACCAGGTAAAATTCAATTCAAACATCATCATTTCGCATACAGGTGGTCGCTTATCGAGTGATTCGGGTTTAGTCTTAGTTAAAGAAGTAATGGATACCTTCAAGTTTTCTGATTTGGCAAAATCACTTCTGGACATTAAAGATAACCGTGCTTACTACACGCATGATAATTTAGCGATATTAGAACAGCTCATTATGCAATTGATTGCTGGTTATTCGGCAGACTCGTCGGCTAATCTGTTACGACAGGATCCAGTCTTTCAAATGGTGTTAGGCAGAAAACAATTAGCCTCACAATCGTCAATTTCACGGTTTCTGGATCGTTTCACCACGGAAAATGTGGGTCAATTACAATCATTAAATCAGTCACTCATTGATAAAGCGCGTTTGATTCGCAATGACACCGAGTTAATCATTGATCTCGATTCCACTCATTCAGATACCTTTGGCCATCAAGAACTAACAGATTATAATGCACATTATCAAACCTACGGTTACCACCCATTAGTTGCCTTTGACGGACTGACTGGAGATTTCTTAAAAGCTGAACTGCGTTCAGGTAATCAGTACACATCTAAAGGGGTGAAAGCCTTTATCGACCCATTGTTACACCACTACAATGAATCGATACCGAATACTGACATATTGGTTCGTGGGGACAGCGGCTTCGCAACACCAGAGGTGTATGAGTCTTGTGAAGAAAATGAAAGTCAGTATGTGATCCGATTAAAGAACAATCGGAGGTTAAGTCAATTAGCTGAGCAATCCGTTCTTTACGGGGATAACCAAAAATGGGAAGATCGGGAAGTTCAGTATTTTTCAATGCCTTATCAAGCACAATCATGGTCGAAACCCCGTCGTGTCTGTATTCGATCAATCCGTGAAGCAGGAGAACTCCTCTTTCAACACGCATTCATTGTGACTAATCTATCCGATAATGTCTCACCTGAAGTCATATTCTCTCTTTACGGCAAGCGAGGGACAATGGAGAATTTCATCAAAGAAGCGAAAGGTGGCTTTTATTTCGATAAAACAGATAGTCCACGCTTCTTAGAAAATTATGTCAGAATGATGATTAGTCTGCTTGCATACAACCTCATCAACTGTCTAAAGACTATCGGCTTTGATAAAAAGAACCAAGGGATGACTATTCATTCCATCCGACTAACATTCCTTAAAGTCGCTGGCAAACTTGTGCAAACAGGCAGACGAGCCTATCTAAAATTGTCGAGTTATCATGTGTATCAAACTGAATTCTATAGGGTCTTCGAGCGCCTACGGCGATCCAGTCAATGGATTTAA